TTAAACTATTGAGGGCTTTCTGTTCTGGTCAGGGCTCCTCAAAGTTGGAGAAAGCCGAGATTCTGCAAATGACTGTGGACCACCTCAAACTTTTGCATGCTATGGGAGGGAAAGGTAAGAGATCTTCTCTGTGTTCTTTGTAgaacaatacaaataaatgatgCAATCTCTtcgtttttgacattttttctcccaatttGTTCTAGGTTACTTTGACGCAAGAGCTCTGGCGGTGGACTACAGGACTCTTGGTTTCAGGGAGTGCGTTGGAGAGGTTGTCCGCTACCTCAGCTCTCTGGAAGGAGAGTCTCCGGACCCCATAGGCGCCCGCCTGGTTACGCATCTCTCCCACTGCGCAAGTGAGCTGGACCCCCTGATTCTTCAGTCGCACCCAACCTCCGCTTTGCCCTTCCCTCCTTGGCCTTGGGTATCTTTCCCCCAGATGTCCGCCGCCCTGCCGGCCTCATCCTCACCTCCCTTCCCCAACGGACGACGGGATCTCGCCTTGATGGGGAGCTACCCTCCAGCTGCTCTCCGCCTCGCACCGCTGGCCGGCTGCCAACGAGGGGCACCACCCCTCCTCGCCCCGGCGGCTCTCGCAACAATTCACAGGCTGCCATCCCCCGTGGCTTCACCATGCTCGGGTCCGCCCAGACCGGCTCAGGCGTCCCCTCGCAGCAACTCTAGGAACTCGCCGCGTCCTCCTGCCCCGTCCTCTTCCTCTCCAACCACCGCACCGCCACTCGTCTCATTCAGACCATTTGCTCCTCTGGTGTCTTCCTCAGTCCAGCGTCGGGGCTTAGTTGGATCAGGCAAATCTGCCCAAGGATGGGCGACTGAAATTGGAGCTTTTTGAGcaccatcttcttttttttttttttttttttaaacccaactgACCTTTACAAGGGATACAAAACTCCCATGTAGCAACCGATGAAAATGATTGATGAACATTTAaggactgtctttttttttttaaagattctaCAAGCCATATCAGACTGAAAGTTTCTGATTATCGCCAACGAAGTATCCAAGACAACATTTGTCAGCAAACGGACGATCTTGATTGTTACATTGAAGAATGTCCAACAGAGCcatatgtttatgtttaacagaaAGCAATGATTTCTCAGCTGTGATGTATGTATTAATTTACAAATCAATTATGCATAAGATGATTGTTTGTGGCAAAGAATGTTttggacaaaaacaaatctaCATAAAAAACTAAGTGCCTTTACCTTTTGGTTGTGTATTTTGTCATCATCCCCAAGAAGTTGTTTTGATTCTCGCTGTATCATATCCCTCCAGGGttgggaaatccaggtccagaaagtaaaagccTGAAACAGTTCAGCTGTAGTCACAGGTGCTTCGACTTAACTGGCAGGTAAGCAAGCTCATCTCCATCTATTGAGTAGATGCACCTGTGGCTGAAGTCGAACTGTTTCAGGGATTCCTCAAACCCGATTCCCGCCGAACTCAGCCTAGGAATGCAACTTTCTTCCAAATCTTTTGTCATGTTATTATGACCTCTTTGCCATAATATTGTCACTTTTCTCTCCGACTTTTaaattatgacaaaaatgatGAATTTGTTCCATAATATTTa
This portion of the Festucalex cinctus isolate MCC-2025b chromosome 19, RoL_Fcin_1.0, whole genome shotgun sequence genome encodes:
- the heyl gene encoding hairy/enhancer-of-split related with YRPW motif-like protein; this encodes MKRPHDYSSESDTDELIDVGQEDGYCPVTGSMSPGSASQILARKKRRGIIEKRRRDRINHSLSELRRLVPSAFEKQGSSKLEKAEILQMTVDHLKLLHAMGGKGYFDARALAVDYRTLGFRECVGEVVRYLSSLEGESPDPIGARLVTHLSHCASELDPLILQSHPTSALPFPPWPWVSFPQMSAALPASSSPPFPNGRRDLALMGSYPPAALRLAPLAGCQRGAPPLLAPAALATIHRLPSPVASPCSGPPRPAQASPRSNSRNSPRPPAPSSSSPTTAPPLVSFRPFAPLVSSSVQRRGLVGSGKSAQGWATEIGAF